A DNA window from Tistrella bauzanensis contains the following coding sequences:
- a CDS encoding peptidyl-prolyl cis-trans isomerase — protein MLNQLRSASRHWLFRVFLIALAASFAVWGIGDIFRDRQTNVIADVGGAEVTPAEFSRIYQGEIERARQVFGPTFDQSMARSMGLLERSVGLAVGDAMIRAETDRLGLGVTDEMIARAITEAPAFQGLGNRFDRQVYEQVLARNGYTPADYETSLARDLRRQQLIQALAAPVPAPEPLVRLDHMFAAEQRRLITARVPADPAVVEAPSDDALAAYYEANKGRYAIPERRAVSFATLTPEALAAEITVDEAALREAYDIHLDRYTTPASRSVSQMTFPDKAAAEAAHARIAAGEDFDTVAADLGFDRSTIDLGQVTREQMLPELADPAFALAEGEVSAPVESPLGWHLLTARDVVEGRVQSFDEVRRGLDDELKLERALDRVYEEATGIEDSLAGGATLEQLTQQFGLDLVKIDAIAADGTDGLGREVERAPDTDRFTALAFSTDQGATTALTEWENGRYFILRVDSVTEPEERPLDAVKDRVIADWRAEEARTRAEAAANRMVEAVNAGGTLAAAAAEAGIDVETPPAIDRRGRIAGAEAAVQPQPVNLPAELVQDAFAAGTGDAVMAETANGGRIVAVVADVITPPAPEGAEAAAAGARLEQGLSQGILSQYEKVLRARHPATINTTLIDQMYPAQGS, from the coding sequence ATGTTGAACCAGCTTCGCTCCGCCTCTCGTCACTGGTTGTTCCGTGTGTTTCTGATCGCGCTTGCGGCCAGTTTCGCGGTCTGGGGCATCGGCGACATCTTCCGCGACCGCCAGACCAACGTCATTGCCGATGTCGGTGGCGCCGAAGTGACGCCGGCCGAATTCAGCCGGATCTATCAGGGCGAGATCGAACGTGCCCGCCAGGTCTTCGGCCCGACCTTCGACCAGTCCATGGCCCGCAGCATGGGTCTGCTTGAACGCTCGGTCGGTCTGGCGGTGGGCGACGCCATGATCCGCGCCGAGACCGACCGGTTGGGGCTTGGCGTCACCGACGAGATGATCGCCCGCGCGATCACCGAAGCGCCGGCGTTCCAGGGGCTGGGCAACCGCTTCGACCGGCAGGTCTATGAGCAGGTTCTGGCCCGCAACGGCTATACGCCCGCCGATTACGAAACCTCGCTGGCCCGCGACCTGCGCCGCCAGCAGTTGATCCAGGCGCTCGCGGCGCCGGTGCCGGCGCCAGAGCCGCTCGTCCGGCTGGACCATATGTTCGCGGCCGAGCAGCGCCGGTTGATCACCGCCCGCGTGCCCGCCGATCCGGCGGTCGTCGAAGCGCCGTCCGACGATGCGCTCGCCGCCTATTACGAGGCGAATAAGGGCCGCTATGCCATCCCCGAGCGCCGCGCGGTCAGCTTCGCGACGCTGACGCCCGAAGCGCTGGCCGCCGAGATCACCGTCGACGAAGCGGCGCTGCGCGAGGCCTATGACATCCATCTCGACCGCTACACCACCCCGGCCAGCCGTTCGGTCAGCCAGATGACCTTCCCCGACAAGGCCGCCGCCGAGGCGGCGCATGCTCGTATCGCGGCCGGCGAGGATTTCGACACCGTCGCCGCCGATCTGGGTTTCGACCGTTCGACGATCGACCTGGGTCAGGTCACCCGCGAACAGATGCTGCCGGAACTGGCCGATCCCGCCTTCGCGCTGGCGGAAGGCGAGGTGTCGGCGCCGGTCGAGAGCCCACTGGGCTGGCATCTGCTGACCGCGCGCGATGTCGTGGAGGGCCGGGTTCAGAGCTTCGACGAGGTTCGCCGCGGTCTGGACGACGAGTTGAAGCTCGAACGCGCCCTCGACCGTGTCTATGAGGAAGCAACGGGCATCGAGGACAGCCTGGCCGGCGGCGCCACCCTGGAACAGTTGACCCAGCAGTTCGGCCTCGATCTGGTGAAGATCGACGCGATCGCCGCCGACGGCACCGACGGCCTGGGCCGCGAGGTCGAGCGCGCGCCCGACACCGACCGTTTCACCGCCCTTGCCTTCTCGACCGACCAGGGTGCCACCACGGCGCTGACCGAATGGGAAAACGGGCGCTATTTCATCCTGCGCGTCGACAGCGTCACCGAGCCCGAGGAGCGGCCGCTTGACGCGGTGAAGGATCGGGTGATCGCCGACTGGCGTGCCGAGGAAGCCCGCACACGGGCCGAAGCCGCGGCCAACCGCATGGTCGAGGCGGTGAATGCCGGCGGCACGCTCGCCGCCGCCGCCGCCGAGGCCGGCATCGATGTCGAGACCCCGCCGGCGATCGATCGCCGCGGCCGCATCGCCGGTGCCGAGGCCGCGGTACAGCCGCAGCCGGTCAACCTGCCGGCCGAGCTGGTCCAGGATGCCTTCGCCGCTGGCACCGGTGATGCGGTGATGGCCGAGACCGCCAATGGCGGCCGGATCGTCGCGGTCGTGGCCGATGTGATCACCCCGCCGGCACCTGAGGGCGCCGAGGCCGCCGCCGCCGGTGCGCGGCTAGAACAGGGGCTGTCGCAGGGCATTCTGTCGCAGTACGAGAAGGTGCTGCGCGCCCGCCATCCGGCCACGATCAACACCACCCTGATCGATCAGATGTATCCGGCCCAGGGCTCCTGA
- the trpE gene encoding anthranilate synthase component I, producing MDIAPDFDHFAAIYGENRAQVVSTTLAADLETPVSAMLKLADRRPYSFLLESVEGGAVRGRYSLIGLKPDVIWRVVDGRVEINRDARADLDGFVVEDGADPIASLRALIAESRIDLPAGLPPMAAGLVGYLGYDMVRFMERLPEPRRDALGIPDAIFTRPTVMAIFDAVDSTVTLITPVRPEPGCTAAMAWRLARERLMDVVSDLGRGLPVGLAPSAADLAPATEPVSNVGQARFEDMVRAAKDYILAGDAFQIVPSQRFTLPFRLPPFAFYRALRRQNPSPFLFYLDYGHFQVAGSSPEILVRVRDDVITVRPIAGTRRRGKDAVEDQALAEELAADPKEVAEHLMLLDLARNDVGRFARIGTVKVTENMIIERYSAVMHLVSNVEGDLAPAHDALDALIGGFPAGTVSGAPKVRAMEIINELEPDRRGVYGGGVGYFSAGGAMDSCIVLRTAVIKDGELHVQAGAGVVADSDPTSEYEETRAKARALIRAAGEAWRYAGGLAR from the coding sequence ATGGATATCGCGCCCGATTTCGACCATTTCGCCGCCATTTATGGCGAAAACCGCGCGCAGGTGGTGTCGACGACCCTGGCCGCCGATCTGGAAACGCCGGTCTCGGCGATGCTGAAGCTGGCCGATCGCCGACCCTACAGCTTTCTGCTGGAATCGGTTGAAGGCGGCGCGGTGCGCGGCCGCTATTCGCTGATCGGCCTGAAGCCCGACGTGATCTGGCGGGTGGTCGACGGACGGGTCGAGATCAACCGCGACGCCCGGGCCGACCTGGACGGGTTCGTGGTGGAAGACGGCGCCGATCCGATTGCCTCGCTGCGCGCGCTGATCGCCGAAAGCCGCATCGACCTGCCGGCGGGCCTGCCGCCGATGGCGGCGGGACTGGTCGGCTATCTGGGCTATGACATGGTGCGGTTCATGGAGCGGCTGCCCGAACCGCGCCGCGACGCGCTGGGCATCCCCGACGCCATCTTCACCCGGCCGACGGTGATGGCGATCTTCGATGCCGTCGACAGCACCGTCACCCTGATCACCCCGGTACGCCCGGAACCCGGCTGTACCGCCGCCATGGCCTGGCGGCTGGCGCGCGAACGGCTGATGGACGTGGTATCGGATCTGGGACGCGGCCTGCCGGTGGGGCTGGCGCCATCGGCGGCCGATCTGGCCCCCGCGACCGAGCCGGTGTCGAATGTCGGCCAGGCGCGGTTCGAGGACATGGTCCGTGCCGCAAAGGATTACATCCTGGCCGGCGACGCTTTCCAGATCGTGCCGTCGCAGCGCTTCACCCTGCCCTTCCGGCTGCCGCCCTTCGCCTTCTATCGGGCGCTGCGCCGGCAGAACCCCTCGCCCTTCCTGTTCTATCTCGATTACGGCCATTTCCAGGTCGCCGGGTCGAGCCCCGAAATTCTGGTGCGGGTGCGCGACGACGTGATCACGGTCCGCCCGATCGCCGGCACCCGCCGGCGCGGCAAGGATGCGGTCGAGGATCAGGCGCTGGCCGAAGAACTGGCCGCCGACCCCAAGGAAGTCGCCGAGCACCTGATGCTGCTCGATCTGGCGCGCAATGATGTCGGCCGCTTCGCCCGGATCGGCACGGTCAAGGTCACCGAGAACATGATCATCGAGCGCTACAGCGCCGTGATGCATCTGGTGTCGAATGTCGAGGGTGACCTGGCGCCGGCCCATGACGCGCTGGATGCGCTGATCGGCGGCTTTCCGGCCGGCACGGTGTCAGGTGCGCCCAAGGTCCGCGCCATGGAGATCATCAACGAGCTTGAGCCGGACCGGCGCGGCGTCTATGGCGGCGGGGTCGGCTATTTCTCGGCCGGCGGCGCCATGGACAGTTGCATCGTGCTGCGCACCGCCGTGATCAAGGACGGCGAACTGCATGTCCAGGCCGGCGCCGGCGTGGTCGCCGACAGCGATCCGACCTCGGAGTATGAAGAGACCCGGGCAAAGGCCCGGGCCCTGATCCGCGCGGCCGGCGAGGCCTGGCGCTATGCCGGCGGCCTCGCCCGCTGA
- a CDS encoding heavy-metal-associated domain-containing protein: protein MSAQTHYHVAGMTCEGCAKAVRRALSSRLPDAVIAVDQPAGLVTVTGDHEEATVREAIDDAGYDFGGKAA, encoded by the coding sequence ATGAGTGCCCAGACGCATTATCACGTCGCGGGGATGACCTGCGAAGGCTGTGCCAAGGCGGTGCGCCGCGCCCTGTCATCCCGCCTGCCGGACGCTGTGATCGCGGTGGACCAGCCGGCCGGTCTGGTCACCGTGACCGGTGATCACGAGGAAGCCACGGTCCGCGAGGCGATCGACGATGCCGGCTATGATTTCGGCGGCAAAGCAGCCTGA
- a CDS encoding divergent polysaccharide deacetylase family protein, with product MTKGEDGSRTGSGAGRKARTGTTGGQQTGKAASSKPQAKAGPRAATPASKAAATKAAATKGGGAKTTGAKAAGTKSTGAKAAGPRTQPAKPGARPKTLRGPTGGGRRPAGLLARFGAALLARRQFAAYGLVGIALLVVAGAVIGSLITPARYEQVARPTLPAGAAVPAPDAAPAPAPANAAAERPAARPEWRPDLAGSGATITGEDASRESRPQAAASGAASAPVPAPAQTAAQAPALMQAPAPMPAPAPMPAPAPTPVPVPTPAPPAAGPAQAARAPDAAAPQPPAEPERQVAALVPPVPDAAVRPPEGGGMPTWQRFAIKAPAVPKGPRVAIVIDDMGVNKPQSAAAIALPGPITFAFLPYARDVGAQAAKAHAAGHELLVHMPMRPSGPADPGPRALDPALSVADNVARLKHNLDMFGGYVGINNHMGSRATESAPLMQAVMAELKARGLLFLDSRTTAKSVGASSAIATGIPNATRDIFLDHEIDEAKIAGQLDKLEAAARRHGGAIAIGHPHPETLRVLTRWLPAARARGIELVPLTALIAVPGDAGTAEPRTVSDPTEAAPARAEEGAVFMDGPVVKE from the coding sequence ATGACCAAGGGCGAGGACGGCAGCCGCACGGGCAGTGGCGCCGGCCGGAAGGCAAGAACCGGCACCACCGGCGGCCAGCAGACGGGCAAGGCGGCTTCATCGAAGCCCCAGGCCAAAGCGGGCCCCAGGGCAGCGACCCCCGCCTCGAAGGCGGCGGCCACGAAGGCTGCCGCTACCAAGGGCGGCGGTGCGAAGACGACGGGTGCAAAGGCCGCAGGCACCAAGAGTACGGGCGCCAAGGCTGCGGGCCCGCGCACCCAGCCGGCAAAGCCCGGCGCGCGGCCGAAAACGCTGCGCGGGCCCACCGGTGGCGGCCGGCGACCTGCAGGCCTGTTGGCACGCTTCGGTGCGGCTTTGCTGGCCCGTCGACAGTTCGCCGCCTATGGGCTGGTCGGCATTGCCCTGCTGGTGGTGGCGGGGGCGGTGATCGGGTCGCTGATCACGCCCGCACGTTACGAGCAGGTGGCACGGCCGACGCTGCCGGCCGGTGCCGCGGTGCCGGCACCCGATGCCGCACCTGCCCCTGCGCCGGCCAATGCCGCCGCCGAAAGGCCGGCCGCTCGCCCCGAATGGCGCCCGGATCTGGCCGGCAGCGGCGCCACCATCACCGGCGAAGATGCGAGCCGCGAGTCCCGGCCGCAGGCGGCCGCGTCGGGCGCGGCTTCCGCGCCTGTCCCGGCTCCGGCGCAGACCGCCGCCCAGGCTCCCGCTCTGATGCAGGCTCCCGCTCCGATGCCGGCTCCCGCTCCGATGCCGGCTCCCGCTCCGACGCCGGTTCCGGTGCCGACACCTGCGCCGCCCGCGGCTGGTCCGGCACAGGCGGCACGGGCACCGGATGCCGCAGCGCCACAGCCGCCGGCGGAACCGGAACGTCAGGTCGCAGCTCTGGTGCCGCCGGTGCCGGATGCGGCCGTGCGCCCGCCCGAAGGCGGGGGCATGCCCACCTGGCAGCGCTTTGCGATCAAGGCCCCGGCCGTGCCGAAGGGGCCGAGGGTCGCGATCGTCATCGACGATATGGGGGTGAACAAGCCGCAGAGTGCCGCCGCTATCGCCCTGCCGGGGCCGATCACCTTCGCCTTTCTGCCCTATGCCCGTGATGTCGGCGCCCAGGCGGCCAAGGCTCATGCCGCCGGCCATGAATTGCTGGTGCATATGCCGATGCGGCCCAGCGGCCCCGCCGATCCCGGACCCCGGGCCCTGGATCCGGCGCTATCGGTTGCCGACAATGTCGCCCGGCTGAAGCATAACCTGGACATGTTCGGCGGCTATGTCGGCATCAACAACCATATGGGCAGCCGCGCCACTGAAAGCGCACCGCTGATGCAGGCGGTAATGGCCGAGTTGAAGGCCCGCGGCCTGCTGTTCCTGGACAGCCGCACCACCGCGAAATCGGTGGGCGCCAGCAGCGCGATTGCGACCGGCATTCCCAACGCCACCCGCGACATCTTTCTGGACCACGAGATTGACGAAGCCAAGATCGCGGGCCAGTTGGACAAGCTGGAAGCCGCGGCACGCCGCCATGGCGGCGCCATCGCCATCGGCCACCCGCATCCTGAAACGCTGCGGGTGCTGACCCGCTGGCTGCCGGCAGCGCGGGCGCGGGGCATCGAACTGGTGCCGTTGACGGCCCTGATCGCGGTGCCCGGCGATGCCGGCACCGCGGAACCACGGACCGTGTCGGACCCGACGGAAGCAGCCCCCGCACGGGCTGAGGAGGGCGCCGTCTTCATGGACGGGCCCGTCGTCAAGGAGTGA
- the cueR gene encoding Cu(I)-responsive transcriptional regulator, whose protein sequence is MSVVTTDSVLAIGALAAAAGTSPKTVRYYEEIGLLPRPDRQANGYRQYPRAAVDRLRFVLRARRLGFAVDEVRDLLALWDDRDRASRDVRELALARIAELDRRMAGLAAMRRTLAHLVETCHGDGRPDCPILDDLADPHENTCRHDDGAGDQFGAAGASDRHTSHDPV, encoded by the coding sequence ATGAGTGTTGTGACCACTGACAGTGTTCTGGCCATCGGCGCGCTGGCCGCCGCCGCCGGCACCAGCCCCAAGACCGTGCGCTATTACGAGGAGATCGGCCTGTTGCCGCGGCCTGACCGGCAGGCGAACGGCTATCGCCAGTACCCGCGGGCCGCGGTGGACCGGCTGCGGTTCGTGCTGCGCGCCCGGCGGCTGGGCTTCGCGGTCGACGAGGTCCGCGACCTTCTGGCGTTGTGGGATGATCGCGACCGGGCCAGTCGCGATGTCCGCGAACTGGCCCTGGCCCGGATCGCCGAACTGGACCGGCGCATGGCCGGGCTTGCGGCCATGCGCCGGACGCTGGCGCATCTGGTGGAGACATGCCATGGCGACGGCCGGCCGGACTGCCCGATCCTCGACGATCTGGCCGACCCTCATGAAAACACCTGCCGTCATGATGATGGCGCCGGTGACCAGTTCGGGGCCGCAGGCGCATCTGATCGGCACACATCGCATGATCCGGTATAG
- a CDS encoding heavy metal translocating P-type ATPase has protein sequence MTMIADEHDLDRPADAAGDVVERRLAVEGMTCGTCVNRVGRALRKLPGVHDAEVSLATHEALVTLEPGAGQPDDDALLAALTRAGYQGAIITEGAADGGIGADPRDARQAQEVVDSRRLGIEVIIGAVLAVPLVGQMVWMQFGVPPLPGWAQLLLATPVQIGLGRRFLRPAWGALKAGVGNMDLLVVLGTWAAFGLSVYLWLARDHEMHLYFEAAAAVTVLVLFGRWMEGRARRATGAAIRALAALRPDTARRRNADGSESDVAVTALRVGDVLSIRPGERIAADARVIEGEGSADESMLTGESLPVDKAPGASLSAGTVNGSDPLLARVVRVGRDTTLAQVVRMVEHAQATRAPVQAVVDRVSAVFVPVVVVIALCTVGGWLIAGADWPDAVIAAVTVLVIACPCAMGLATPAAIVAGTGAAARAGILVRSPAAFDHGVGIDLALIDKTGTLTEGRPRLLRQIDGGTPAVAAAAALARAAGLQQASEHPLARAIRAAAEDEDVVPAVVTGRRNRPGAGVEGLIGDVPHRLGSRRFMADAGIALPDAAAAEADHAEADGATVVWLAAVPDGGAPRLLGGFVLADAPRADAADAVRALTGRGITVRMLSGDAPATARAVAARLGIAEATGGADPAAKADAVTAAKTQGHRVMMVGDGVNDAPALAVADLSVAIGGGTDVAMAAADITLMRQSPSLLPATLDICRLTRVKIRQNLVWAFGYNTIGIPLAALGLLDPVFAGAAMALSSVSVLANALLLARWRPADLERGVA, from the coding sequence ATGACCATGATTGCAGACGAACACGATCTCGACCGACCGGCCGATGCGGCGGGTGATGTGGTCGAACGGCGGCTGGCGGTCGAGGGCATGACCTGCGGCACCTGCGTGAACCGGGTGGGACGGGCGTTGCGCAAGCTGCCCGGTGTGCACGATGCCGAGGTCAGTCTGGCGACCCATGAGGCGCTGGTGACGCTGGAGCCCGGCGCCGGTCAGCCCGACGACGATGCCCTGCTGGCGGCGCTGACCCGCGCCGGCTATCAGGGCGCGATCATCACGGAAGGTGCCGCCGATGGCGGGATCGGTGCCGATCCGCGCGATGCCCGCCAGGCGCAGGAGGTGGTCGACAGCCGCCGTCTGGGTATCGAGGTGATCATCGGGGCCGTGCTGGCAGTGCCGCTGGTCGGCCAGATGGTCTGGATGCAGTTCGGTGTGCCGCCGCTGCCGGGCTGGGCGCAGCTGCTGCTGGCCACGCCGGTCCAGATCGGCCTTGGGCGGCGCTTCCTGCGTCCGGCCTGGGGTGCCTTGAAGGCCGGTGTCGGCAATATGGATCTGCTGGTGGTGCTGGGCACCTGGGCGGCATTCGGATTGTCGGTCTATCTGTGGCTGGCGCGCGATCACGAGATGCATCTGTACTTCGAAGCCGCTGCGGCGGTGACGGTTCTGGTGCTGTTCGGCCGCTGGATGGAAGGCCGGGCGCGCCGCGCCACGGGTGCGGCAATCCGTGCACTGGCGGCGTTGCGTCCCGACACCGCCCGCCGCCGCAATGCCGATGGTAGCGAGAGCGACGTGGCCGTGACAGCATTGCGGGTGGGCGATGTGCTGTCGATCCGGCCGGGGGAGCGGATCGCCGCCGATGCCCGGGTGATCGAGGGCGAGGGCAGCGCGGATGAATCCATGCTGACCGGCGAAAGCCTGCCGGTCGACAAGGCGCCGGGCGCGAGCCTGTCGGCCGGCACCGTCAATGGCAGCGATCCGCTGCTGGCGCGGGTGGTGCGGGTCGGGCGCGACACGACGCTGGCCCAGGTGGTGCGGATGGTGGAGCATGCCCAGGCGACCCGGGCGCCGGTTCAGGCGGTGGTCGACCGGGTGAGCGCGGTTTTCGTGCCGGTGGTGGTGGTGATCGCGCTTTGCACCGTCGGTGGCTGGCTGATCGCCGGTGCCGACTGGCCGGATGCCGTGATCGCGGCCGTGACGGTGCTGGTGATCGCCTGCCCCTGTGCCATGGGGCTTGCGACGCCGGCGGCGATCGTGGCCGGCACCGGCGCCGCCGCCCGCGCCGGCATTCTGGTGCGGTCGCCGGCTGCCTTCGATCATGGCGTCGGCATCGATCTGGCGCTGATCGACAAGACCGGCACCCTGACCGAAGGCCGCCCCCGGCTGCTGCGCCAGATCGACGGCGGCACCCCCGCGGTCGCGGCGGCCGCTGCCCTGGCCCGTGCCGCCGGCCTGCAGCAGGCGAGCGAACATCCGCTGGCCCGCGCGATCAGGGCGGCGGCCGAGGATGAGGACGTGGTTCCGGCCGTGGTGACGGGGCGCCGCAACCGGCCCGGTGCGGGTGTGGAAGGGCTGATCGGCGATGTGCCGCATCGCCTCGGATCCCGGCGCTTCATGGCCGATGCCGGCATTGCGCTGCCCGATGCGGCCGCCGCCGAGGCCGATCATGCGGAGGCCGATGGCGCGACGGTGGTGTGGCTGGCGGCGGTACCTGACGGGGGCGCCCCCCGGCTTCTTGGCGGCTTCGTGCTGGCCGATGCGCCGCGCGCGGACGCGGCCGATGCCGTGCGTGCCCTGACCGGGCGGGGGATCACCGTCAGGATGTTGAGCGGCGACGCGCCCGCGACCGCGCGTGCCGTTGCCGCCAGACTTGGCATCGCCGAGGCGACCGGCGGCGCCGATCCTGCCGCCAAGGCCGATGCGGTGACGGCGGCCAAGACCCAGGGCCACCGGGTGATGATGGTTGGTGACGGGGTGAATGACGCACCGGCGCTGGCCGTCGCCGATCTGTCGGTGGCGATCGGCGGCGGCACCGATGTCGCGATGGCGGCGGCCGATATCACGCTGATGCGCCAGAGCCCGTCGCTGCTGCCCGCGACCCTGGACATCTGCCGGCTGACCCGGGTGAAGATCCGCCAGAATCTGGTGTGGGCCTTTGGATACAACACGATCGGGATTCCGCTGGCGGCGCTGGGGCTGCTGGATCCGGTGTTTGCCGGTGCCGCGATGGCGCTGAGTTCGGTGAGCGTTCTGGCCAATGCCCTGCTGCTGGCGCGCTGGCGCCCGGCGGATCTGGAGCGAGGTGTGGCATGA
- a CDS encoding anthranilate synthase component II: MILLVDNYDSFTWNLVHYLGEAGAEVEVVRNDQLTVAEAMALAPEGIVLSPGPCDPDRAGICLDMVAAAARARLPLLGVCLGHQTIGQAFGGRVVRGPRPMHGKVTPIRHLGGVLFDGLPAQFPVTRYHSLVVARDGLPDSLRITAEDDDGVIMGLSHRDLPIHGVQFHPESIASAHGHALIANFLTVTQTPTLATASATESV, encoded by the coding sequence ATGATCCTGCTGGTGGACAACTACGACAGCTTCACCTGGAATCTCGTCCATTATCTGGGCGAGGCGGGCGCCGAGGTCGAGGTGGTGCGCAATGATCAGCTGACCGTGGCCGAGGCCATGGCGCTTGCCCCTGAAGGCATCGTGCTCTCCCCCGGCCCCTGCGATCCCGATCGCGCCGGTATCTGCCTCGACATGGTGGCGGCGGCGGCTCGTGCCCGGCTGCCCTTGCTGGGCGTGTGCCTGGGCCATCAGACCATCGGCCAGGCTTTCGGCGGCCGGGTGGTGCGCGGCCCCCGGCCGATGCATGGCAAGGTGACGCCGATCCGGCATCTGGGCGGCGTGCTGTTCGATGGTCTGCCGGCGCAGTTTCCCGTCACCCGCTATCATTCTCTGGTGGTGGCGCGCGACGGCCTGCCCGACAGCCTCAGGATCACCGCCGAGGACGATGACGGCGTGATCATGGGCCTGTCGCATCGCGACCTGCCGATCCATGGGGTACAATTCCACCCGGAGAGCATCGCATCGGCCCATGGCCATGCCCTGATCGCCAATTTCCTGACCGTTACCCAGACCCCAACCCTTGCGACCGCATCCGCGACGGAGAGCGTATGA
- the trpD gene encoding anthranilate phosphoribosyltransferase → MSSQTTGQPPEPAPEDFRALIARVADGHPLTRDQARSAFRLMMGGEATPAQIGGFLMALRVRGETVDEITAGAEVMRAKAMSVRAPDGAVDTCGTGGDARGTFNISTAASLIVAACGVPVAKHGNRALSSKSGSADVLKALGLNIDADLERVERAGRDAGFCFMMAPRHHAAMLNVAGPRVELGTRTIFNLLGPLANPAGTRFQLMGVFAARWVEPVAHVLRNLGSERAWVVHGRDGLDEITITGETDVAELVDGEVRRFTIAPEMVGLDRYAPDDLKGGDAAANAAAIQAMLAGAPGALRDVALLNAAATLVIAGATPDLATGVDRAREALDSGRATTVLDRVIAITNGREG, encoded by the coding sequence ATGAGTTCCCAGACGACCGGCCAGCCGCCCGAGCCCGCCCCTGAAGATTTCCGTGCGCTGATCGCCCGCGTCGCCGACGGACATCCCCTCACCCGCGATCAGGCGCGCAGTGCCTTCCGCCTGATGATGGGTGGCGAAGCGACGCCGGCCCAGATCGGCGGCTTCCTGATGGCGCTGCGCGTGCGCGGGGAAACGGTCGACGAGATCACCGCCGGCGCCGAGGTGATGCGCGCCAAGGCGATGTCGGTGCGGGCGCCCGACGGCGCGGTCGACACCTGCGGCACCGGCGGCGACGCCCGGGGCACGTTCAATATATCCACGGCCGCATCGCTGATCGTGGCCGCCTGCGGGGTGCCGGTCGCCAAGCATGGCAACCGGGCGTTGTCGTCCAAATCCGGGTCGGCCGATGTGCTGAAGGCACTGGGTCTGAACATCGATGCCGATCTTGAGCGCGTGGAGCGTGCCGGCCGCGACGCCGGCTTCTGCTTCATGATGGCGCCACGGCATCATGCGGCCATGCTGAATGTCGCCGGGCCTCGCGTCGAGCTTGGAACACGAACCATCTTCAACCTGTTGGGGCCACTCGCCAATCCGGCCGGCACCCGCTTTCAGTTGATGGGGGTGTTTGCGGCCCGCTGGGTGGAGCCGGTGGCGCATGTGCTGCGCAATCTGGGCTCCGAGCGCGCCTGGGTGGTCCATGGCCGCGACGGGCTGGACGAGATCACCATCACCGGCGAGACCGATGTCGCCGAGCTTGTCGATGGCGAGGTTCGCCGGTTCACGATCGCGCCCGAGATGGTCGGCCTCGACCGCTACGCGCCGGACGACCTCAAGGGCGGCGATGCCGCCGCCAATGCCGCGGCGATCCAGGCCATGCTGGCCGGTGCGCCGGGCGCGTTGCGCGATGTGGCGCTGCTGAATGCCGCGGCGACCCTGGTCATTGCCGGGGCCACGCCCGACCTTGCCACCGGCGTCGACCGCGCCCGTGAGGCACTCGACAGCGGGCGCGCCACGACCGTGCTCGACAGGGTCATTGCCATCACCAACGGCCGGGAGGGCTGA
- the trpC gene encoding indole-3-glycerol phosphate synthase TrpC, with protein MTGTSPATADTLARICDDKRIHIAACKAQRPLATLESLLPDAAPPRGFRAALAARIAAGQPALIAEVKKASPSKGLIRADFDPAVLARAYEAAGAACLSVLTDTPYFQGEDAYLIAARAATALPVLRKDFMLDPYQVVEARVLGADCILLIMAALDDGLAAELEALATSLGMDVLVEVHDRVELDRALKLTSPLLGINNRNLKTLVVDVQTSIDLAAGVPADRELVCESGLDGPAVLERMMAHGMHRFLVGESLMRQADVEAATRHLLSARAPAAAE; from the coding sequence ATGACCGGAACTTCGCCGGCGACCGCCGATACCCTGGCCCGGATCTGCGACGACAAGCGTATTCACATCGCCGCCTGCAAGGCGCAGCGACCTCTCGCCACGCTGGAATCCCTGTTGCCAGACGCGGCCCCGCCGCGCGGCTTTCGCGCAGCACTTGCAGCGCGCATCGCCGCCGGCCAGCCGGCGCTGATTGCCGAGGTCAAGAAAGCGTCGCCGTCCAAGGGCCTGATCCGGGCCGATTTCGATCCGGCGGTTCTGGCGCGCGCCTATGAGGCCGCAGGGGCCGCCTGCCTGTCGGTGCTGACCGACACGCCGTATTTCCAGGGTGAGGACGCCTATCTGATCGCGGCGCGCGCGGCCACCGCTCTGCCGGTGCTGCGCAAGGATTTCATGCTCGATCCCTATCAGGTGGTCGAGGCGCGGGTACTCGGCGCCGACTGCATCCTGCTGATCATGGCGGCGCTCGACGACGGGCTTGCCGCCGAGCTGGAAGCGCTGGCGACGAGCCTGGGCATGGATGTTCTGGTCGAGGTTCATGATCGGGTCGAGCTTGATCGCGCGCTCAAGCTGACCAGCCCGCTTCTGGGCATCAACAACCGCAATCTCAAGACCCTGGTCGTGGATGTTCAGACATCGATCGATCTTGCGGCAGGGGTGCCGGCCGATCGGGAACTGGTCTGCGAGAGCGGCCTCGACGGTCCCGCCGTGCTGGAGCGGATGATGGCTCATGGCATGCATCGTTTCCTGGTCGGCGAAAGCCTGATGCGGCAGGCGGATGTGGAGGCGGCCACCCGCCATCTCCTCAGCGCCCGCGCGCCGGCCGCGGCTGAGTGA